GCAAAACTTGCAGTACTTGTTCCGCTCCAGCCGATCCGGATCGTTTTTCTTGTTTTTTCTGGTCGTGTAGTTGCGCTGTTTGCAAGTCGTACAGGCCAGGTCAATAATGTCTCGCATCTCGATGCTCCTTAGCTGTCAGCCGACAGCTTTCAGCTTTAAGCCAAGATCTCCGTGACGACGCCGGAGCCGACGGTTTTGCCGCCCTCGCGGACCGCGAA
The sequence above is a segment of the Nitrospiraceae bacterium genome. Coding sequences within it:
- the rpmG gene encoding 50S ribosomal protein L33 translates to MRDIIDLACTTCKQRNYTTRKNKKNDPDRLERNKYCKFCRKHQPHKEVK